Proteins encoded by one window of Manihot esculenta cultivar AM560-2 chromosome 10, M.esculenta_v8, whole genome shotgun sequence:
- the LOC110624182 gene encoding probable jasmonic acid carboxyl methyltransferase 2, producing MESNQTKQLENIVHVNGGDGIHSYARNSSLQRTVIKRVKPILEDTVKAFYTKSLYDKFAIVDMGCSSGPNALEAISIIINKIFTLSKEKGQTFPELLVFLNDLPGNDFNNIFKSLPQFYKKLKEQTGLDLGTCFISGMPGTFYGRLFPIETLDFVHSSCSLHWLSQVPEGIENNKGNIYISKTSPKNVFEAYLDQFQKDFSLFLCCRAKELKSKGQMILTLLGRSTSDPACNDCIQFWYLLAQSLLEISREGLIEEANVDSFNIPFYTPFSGEVTDIVGKEGSFKINNLKTFELNWDSNGNDENQDYAFDMKASGEFVACCVRAASESTLASHFGEAIIDELFLRYARNVGDHLSKEKTKYILLVISMSKKS from the exons ATGGAAAGCAACCAAACTAAGCAATTGGAGAACATCGTTCACGTTAATGGAGGAGATGGTATTCACAGTTATGCTCGTAACTCTTCCCTCCAG AGAACGGTGATAAAAAGGGTAAAACCAATATTAGAGGACACAGTAAAAGCTTTCTATACAAAATCTTTGTACGATAAATTTGCCATTGTGGACATGGGTTGCTCATCAGGACCTAATGCCCTAGAAGCCATTTCTATAATCATCAACAAAATTTTTACTCTGTCCAAAGAAAAAGGGCAAACTTTTCCTGAGCTCCTGGTGTTTCTCAATGATCTTCCTGGTAATGATTTTAACAATATCTTTAAATCACTACCTCAATTTTATAAGAAGCTCAAGGAACAGACAGGCTTGGATTTGGGAACTTGTTTCATATCAGGCATGCCAGGAACTTTTTATGGGAGATTATTTCCCATTGAAACCTTGGATTTTGTCCATTCATCTTGTAGCCTACATTGGCTTTCTCAG GTTCCAGAAGGAATTGAGAATAACAAAGGAAATATCTACATATCAAAGACAAGCCCAAAGAATGTGTTTGAAGCATATTTGGATCAATTTCAAAAGGATTTTTCATTATTTCTATGTTGTCGAGCAAAGGAACTCAAATCAAAAGGTCAGATGATTTTAACTTTACTTGGAAGAAGCACTTCTGATCCAGCCTGCAATGATTGCATCCAGTTCTGGTATCTATTGgctcaatctcttcttgagatATCAAGAGAA GGACTTATTGAAGAGGCTAATGTGGATTCCTTCAACATACCTTTCTATACTCCTTTTAGTGGAGAAGTGACAGACATAGTTGGAAAGGAGggttcttttaaaattaataacctGAAAACCTTTGAATTGAATTGGGATTCAAATGGCAATGATGAAAACCAGGATTATGCCTTTGACATGAAGGCAAGTGGAGAATTTGTGGCCTGTTGTGTAAGAGCTGCCTCAGAATCCACCCTTGCTAGCCATTTTGGAGAGGCCATAATTGATGAATTATTCTTAAGGTACGCAAGAAATGTTGGTGATCATTTGtcaaaggaaaagaccaaatATATCTTATTGGTTATTTCCATGTCCAAGAAGTCATAA